In the genome of Candidatus Poribacteria bacterium, one region contains:
- the nuoL gene encoding NADH-quinone oxidoreductase subunit L, which produces MSKDLITLLLISPLIGFLINGLFGKWLKNVSGWIASLAVLISFIISAFFVFPAVRGGGELKETLYEWIPIESLNIGFHVDALTTVMLLVITGVGLLIHIYSIGYMSHDSGRARYFAYLNLFVFAMLILVLGNNYLMMFIGWEGVGLCSYLLIGHWFERKSATDAGKKAFIVNRIGDFGFLLGMFTLFAAFGTLNFDQMFGLAETNTYEQVFGASTLIIATLLLFVGAVGKSAQIPLYVWLPDAMEGPTPVSALIHAATMVTAGVYMVARSSILFNLAHTGIVVAWIGVLTALFAATMALAANDIKRVLAYSTVSQLGYMFVGVGVGAYTSGIFHLMTHAFFKGLMFLTAGSVMHAMSDELDMRKMGGLKSKLPITYWTFLIGALAIAGFPFLSGFWSKDEILHNAWDGGHQIIFGIGLLTAFLTAFYMFRLIFVVFHGESRVDSEVESHLHESPPVMWIPLVLLAIPSLIIGAIVGWGGEHSAIHNFLGSVTGFKHHGISDHSNPVPFMIISSIVGIAGILVALFIYRSKAPVDEPTNPLHKLLANKYYIDEIYNAVIVQPIRGVSHYLFWKIMDVAIIDGLVNLTAFIVRGIGGSIRRLQTGIVQAYVVSMVIGIIIFLGYYLFIR; this is translated from the coding sequence ATGTCGAAAGACTTAATAACTTTACTTCTGATTTCCCCACTGATTGGGTTTCTAATCAATGGGCTGTTCGGGAAATGGCTGAAAAATGTGAGTGGTTGGATTGCCTCCCTTGCGGTGCTGATATCGTTCATTATCAGTGCGTTCTTTGTATTTCCCGCGGTGCGCGGCGGTGGAGAACTAAAGGAAACGCTCTACGAATGGATCCCCATAGAATCTCTGAATATCGGCTTCCATGTTGACGCACTGACCACAGTAATGCTCCTCGTCATCACAGGGGTTGGCTTGCTCATCCATATCTATTCGATCGGCTATATGAGCCATGATTCGGGGAGAGCGCGTTATTTTGCCTATCTCAACCTGTTTGTGTTCGCGATGTTAATCCTCGTTTTGGGGAATAATTATCTGATGATGTTCATCGGTTGGGAAGGCGTTGGTCTCTGTTCTTATCTATTGATCGGTCATTGGTTTGAAAGAAAATCTGCCACCGATGCCGGCAAGAAAGCTTTCATCGTCAATCGAATCGGCGACTTTGGTTTTCTGCTTGGGATGTTCACCCTGTTTGCGGCGTTTGGCACATTGAATTTTGACCAGATGTTCGGACTCGCCGAAACCAACACCTATGAGCAGGTTTTCGGGGCAAGCACACTCATCATTGCAACGCTACTTCTTTTTGTCGGCGCAGTAGGCAAGTCCGCACAAATCCCCCTCTACGTTTGGCTCCCCGATGCGATGGAGGGTCCGACCCCTGTTAGTGCATTGATTCATGCTGCCACGATGGTCACGGCTGGTGTCTACATGGTCGCCCGGTCATCAATCCTGTTTAACCTAGCGCACACAGGTATTGTCGTCGCTTGGATCGGCGTTCTCACCGCCCTATTCGCTGCAACGATGGCATTGGCTGCAAATGACATCAAGCGAGTGCTAGCATATTCGACTGTAAGCCAACTCGGTTATATGTTCGTGGGTGTGGGGGTTGGTGCGTATACCTCTGGGATCTTCCACTTGATGACACACGCTTTCTTCAAAGGACTGATGTTCCTCACCGCTGGCAGCGTGATGCACGCTATGTCAGATGAACTGGATATGCGGAAGATGGGCGGGCTGAAATCGAAGCTACCGATCACCTATTGGACATTCCTCATCGGTGCGCTTGCAATTGCGGGTTTCCCATTCTTGAGCGGTTTCTGGAGTAAAGATGAAATACTACACAACGCTTGGGATGGTGGGCACCAAATAATTTTTGGGATTGGGCTGCTTACAGCGTTCCTTACGGCGTTCTATATGTTCCGTCTAATCTTTGTAGTCTTTCATGGTGAGTCGCGCGTCGATTCAGAGGTCGAGTCACACCTCCACGAATCGCCACCGGTGATGTGGATCCCGCTCGTGTTGTTAGCAATCCCTTCTCTAATTATCGGTGCAATCGTCGGTTGGGGCGGAGAGCATAGCGCGATTCATAATTTCTTGGGAAGCGTGACAGGATTTAAACATCATGGTATATCAGATCACAGCAATCCGGTCCCCTTTATGATTATTTCATCCATCGTTGGCATCGCAGGTATTCTAGTGGCTTTGTTCATATATCGCAGCAAGGCGCCCGTCGATGAACCGACGAACCCGCTGCACAAACTCCTCGCTAACAAATACTACATCGACGAAATCTATAACGCTGTTATTGTGCAGCCGATACGGGGCGTGTCCCACTATCTATTCTGGAAGATCATGGATGTCGCCATCATTGACGGGCTTGTGAATCTAACCGCATTTATCGTCCGCGGCATTGGTGGCTCGATTCGACGACTCCAGACGGGGATTGTCCAAGCCTACGTTGTATCAATGGTCATAGGCATCATCATTTTCTTGGGGTATTACCTGTTTATTCGATGA
- a CDS encoding NADH-quinone oxidoreductase subunit M produces the protein MLLSAVIFLPLLGAILIALARHILGESGLKWIALIVTLLTFAVSLSLYTGFNASTHEMQFKEERTWIEGLGISYHLGVDGISLWLVLLTTFMTPICVLAAWNSIEKGASGFMISLLMLETAMLGVFCALDLFLFFVFWEAMLIPMYLLIGIWGGHRRIYATIKFVLYTMAGSALMLVGILYLYFQNDNSFNLMTLYGRSLSHQNLLFLAFFIAFAIKVPLFPFHTWLPDAHVEAPTVGSVILAGVLLKMGTYGIVRFCMPLFPEGVAAYTPLIATLSVIGIIYGALVAMVQPDLKKLVAYSSVSHLGFVVLGLFALNHQGVQGGILQMINHGLSTGALFLLVGMIYERRHTRMIADFGGLSKQMPIFAVFFMIVTLSSIGLPGLNGFVGEFMILLGGFMSDSFSKVYVIIAATGVILAAVYMLWMFQRVMFGKLDNPKNQTLTDLSLREIVVLVPIVVFIIWIGVYPKPFLNRMEKSVSQVLEQSRSTAAVEAAAPAIVLDTTTKEAKKIDE, from the coding sequence TTGTTACTTTCCGCAGTTATCTTTTTACCACTGCTCGGCGCAATTTTAATTGCCCTTGCGAGGCACATCTTAGGTGAGTCAGGGCTTAAATGGATTGCACTGATCGTTACGCTGCTCACTTTTGCCGTGTCGCTATCCCTCTACACAGGGTTTAACGCAAGCACGCATGAGATGCAGTTTAAGGAGGAACGCACCTGGATTGAGGGGCTTGGCATAAGCTACCATCTCGGTGTTGACGGCATCTCGCTCTGGTTGGTTCTGTTGACCACTTTTATGACGCCGATTTGTGTGCTAGCAGCATGGAATTCGATAGAAAAAGGTGCCAGCGGATTCATGATTTCCTTGCTCATGCTCGAAACGGCGATGCTTGGTGTGTTTTGTGCGTTAGACCTCTTCCTCTTTTTTGTGTTTTGGGAGGCGATGCTCATCCCGATGTACCTACTGATTGGCATCTGGGGCGGACATCGGCGCATCTACGCGACTATTAAGTTTGTCCTATATACGATGGCGGGCAGTGCGTTGATGCTTGTCGGGATTTTGTACCTCTATTTCCAAAATGATAATAGTTTCAACCTGATGACCCTGTACGGCAGATCATTATCGCATCAGAATCTACTATTTTTGGCGTTTTTCATCGCCTTTGCCATCAAGGTGCCGCTTTTCCCCTTCCACACTTGGCTTCCCGATGCACACGTTGAAGCACCGACGGTTGGCAGTGTTATTCTCGCGGGCGTATTACTGAAAATGGGGACATACGGCATCGTCCGCTTCTGTATGCCACTTTTCCCGGAGGGTGTTGCAGCGTATACACCACTGATCGCAACGTTGTCTGTGATTGGTATAATTTACGGTGCATTGGTAGCGATGGTGCAACCAGACCTTAAGAAACTGGTTGCCTATTCAAGTGTGAGTCATTTGGGATTTGTTGTGCTTGGACTTTTCGCACTCAACCATCAGGGCGTACAAGGCGGTATTCTTCAAATGATTAATCACGGATTAAGTACCGGCGCACTTTTCTTGCTCGTCGGGATGATCTATGAACGCAGGCACACCCGCATGATTGCCGACTTTGGTGGACTGTCAAAACAGATGCCGATTTTCGCCGTATTTTTTATGATTGTGACGCTTTCATCGATTGGATTACCCGGTTTGAACGGATTCGTCGGGGAGTTTATGATTTTGCTCGGCGGCTTTATGTCTGATTCGTTCTCTAAAGTGTACGTCATTATCGCTGCAACCGGTGTGATTTTGGCAGCGGTGTATATGCTCTGGATGTTCCAGCGTGTTATGTTTGGCAAACTCGATAACCCAAAAAATCAAACCTTGACCGATTTGAGCTTGCGCGAAATCGTTGTACTGGTTCCAATAGTGGTGTTCATCATTTGGATTGGCGTTTACCCCAAACCGTTTCTGAACCGAATGGAAAAATCAGTCAGTCAAGTGTTAGAACAGAGCAGATCCACGGCGGCGGTCGAGGCAGCTGCCCCTGCAATTGTACTGGACACCACAACAAAAGAGGCAAAAAAGATTGACGAATAA
- the nuoK gene encoding NADH-quinone oxidoreductase subunit NuoK: MALQYYLILSALLFTIGVIGVLIRRNAIIIFMCIELMLNAANLAFVAIGRELGDASGQIFVFFVMTVAAAEVAIGLAIIVSVFRHRETINIDEINSMKG; the protein is encoded by the coding sequence ATGGCCTTGCAATACTATCTTATTTTAAGCGCGTTGCTCTTTACTATCGGGGTGATTGGTGTGCTCATCCGAAGAAACGCAATCATTATTTTTATGTGTATTGAACTGATGCTCAACGCGGCAAATCTCGCTTTTGTCGCAATCGGTCGAGAATTGGGGGATGCTTCGGGACAGATCTTTGTGTTCTTCGTCATGACTGTCGCTGCCGCTGAAGTCGCCATTGGGCTCGCTATTATCGTGAGTGTTTTCAGACACCGTGAAACGATTAACATTGATGAAATCAACTCGATGAAGGGATAG
- a CDS encoding clan AA aspartic protease, whose protein sequence is MRGYFDDTGQPRTTVLLSGNRGETTIDALIDTGFDGALCVPIPAAIPLGLELYGDHYYELADGTVRHDVTFQGIVYLDEEACQIEISLTESEDALLGSELLDGYVLEIDYGNRTVEIRESLINREA, encoded by the coding sequence ATGCGTGGATATTTTGACGATACTGGGCAACCACGCACTACTGTGCTTTTATCTGGTAATCGCGGAGAAACGACAATTGATGCCCTGATTGATACGGGATTTGATGGGGCTTTGTGTGTGCCCATCCCTGCTGCAATTCCATTGGGGCTTGAGCTATACGGCGATCACTATTATGAACTCGCGGATGGGACAGTTAGGCATGATGTAACATTTCAGGGAATCGTCTATTTGGACGAAGAAGCGTGTCAAATAGAGATTTCTCTCACGGAATCTGAGGACGCATTACTCGGAAGTGAACTCTTAGATGGTTATGTTTTAGAAATTGACTACGGTAATCGCACGGTTGAAATCAGGGAATCACTCATAAATCGTGAAGCGTAA